In the Pyrococcus kukulkanii genome, one interval contains:
- a CDS encoding DNA methyltransferase produces MKNYRRVEISFRDVYPALSTTYASHGMYYYPARFIPQVVRFFIEKYTKEGDWLLDPFAGSGTVGVEALITNRNALCLDLNPIIEPLLEAKTYLPKSPPDISQYRQLNNAPIFKPKWSRIEEWYPPEFLEVLEKLWGIYYENPHPLTLIALFKTSRRFSLADDQVPKIFRSKKKRIEIEKMLKSENPYKLILDFFEKSVRNVYKASAEFKTYYKGGTCIARGHIDIVNYKLDREVNHLITSPPYGMAHEYIRSFKLELAWLGYDDKQIRKLSKLEIPYRHEKTIPPIEIHSKTYERYYNIIEKKNPKLVRVYEKYFTSVLGVFERLGSRITDYLAIFVGNASFSGIDPPYDIIFTEHLEEEGFEHVITYVDVIKSRKLFRNRKNASPSGIETEHLVVLKAKR; encoded by the coding sequence ATGAAGAATTATAGACGAGTTGAAATTTCTTTCAGGGATGTTTATCCTGCCCTTAGTACAACATACGCATCTCATGGAATGTATTATTACCCAGCCCGATTCATTCCCCAAGTAGTTCGCTTTTTCATAGAGAAATATACAAAAGAGGGAGACTGGCTACTTGATCCCTTTGCTGGTTCTGGAACTGTTGGAGTTGAGGCACTTATAACAAATAGGAACGCACTATGTCTTGATCTAAATCCCATTATTGAACCACTCCTAGAGGCAAAAACATATCTTCCAAAGTCCCCCCCAGATATATCACAGTATCGTCAGCTCAATAATGCACCAATTTTCAAGCCTAAGTGGAGTAGGATTGAAGAATGGTATCCTCCCGAGTTTCTCGAAGTTCTTGAGAAGCTATGGGGAATTTACTATGAAAATCCACACCCACTAACACTTATTGCTCTTTTCAAAACTTCAAGACGATTTTCGCTTGCAGACGATCAAGTTCCTAAAATTTTCCGCTCAAAGAAAAAAAGAATTGAAATTGAAAAGATGTTGAAATCTGAAAACCCTTATAAACTTATTCTCGACTTTTTTGAAAAGTCAGTTAGGAATGTCTACAAAGCAAGCGCAGAGTTCAAAACTTATTATAAGGGAGGAACGTGTATCGCGAGGGGTCATATTGATATTGTAAACTACAAGCTTGATAGGGAAGTAAACCATCTTATTACTTCTCCACCTTATGGAATGGCGCATGAATATATCCGGTCTTTCAAACTTGAACTTGCTTGGCTTGGTTATGACGACAAACAAATCCGCAAGCTTTCAAAGCTAGAAATACCTTATCGACATGAAAAGACTATCCCGCCGATTGAGATTCATTCCAAAACATATGAGAGGTACTATAATATAATTGAAAAGAAAAATCCAAAACTCGTCAGGGTGTATGAGAAATATTTCACTTCTGTCCTTGGAGTTTTTGAAAGATTAGGTAGTAGGATAACAGATTACTTGGCTATATTTGTCGGAAATGCATCCTTCTCAGGCATAGATCCACCGTATGACATTATTTTTACTGAACATCTCGAAGAAGAAGGTTTCGAGCATGTCATAACTTACGTTGATGTAATAAAAAGCAGAAAGCTCTTCAGGAATAGAAAGAACGCTTCACCAAGTGGTATTGAAACGGAACACCTAGTGGTATTGAAAGCGAAGCGTTGA